DNA from Daucus carota subsp. sativus chromosome 1, DH1 v3.0, whole genome shotgun sequence:
ATGTCTTGGTAACCAGTGAGCAGTTTTGCCAACTCTATGTCCTAATCTTGAATTGCTCTGACAGTCTGACTGACAGCAAAGTATCAGCCAAATGCTGCCACCGCTTTGAGAATGATGAGGAATGCAGGGAAGCTTTGAGATAAAAAGGTTGAACAATGGTCTAGAAGAGTGGACATATTTGAATATTCTTGAAGGCTGATGCATTTAATCCTTTGTCCAATTAGAAAGTGTCTATCTTGGGGCTTCCGCAAGTCAAACTCGTTGCAGTACTCAAGTTTTACATCTCGATTCCAAGTAGGGAGCAAGGTCACGGGCTTTAAGCGAAAGCCATGAGTTCATTTCCCCTAAAGAGGATGGCATTGCGCTAGGCTGGCTTCACAGAGCAGCGAACACTTCCCTCTTCTGTCGGTGGAAGGATAACAAGCCGGTTCTTCACTAGTCCATCAAACACCGGATGGGTCATTCAACCATACAACCATCTTTTTAAATCTGGTTTAAATAGCCAAGTTTCAAGAGCATTTTCTCATTCACACCCATCAAATCGTGCGGGAAAATGATTATATACCTATACACATGAAACTGCAAAATCCAGATACTTTCCTCCCTTCTATAAGATAGTAATGACATATAATTACGAAACCAAAAAGGAATAAAGTTGGTCTATCTGATAACTGCAAACAAATCAAACTATCTTCAATTAGCCTTTTTAATTTTACCTAAAGTAAAGCAATATACAGCTGACAGAATCTGCTTCCAGGAGACTACAAAAGAGGACAAAAATAAGGAAAACGGAATAGGGGACAGACACTAGAAATTTAAACAAGGATGCAAATCATTTACCTGACTAACAAAGGCCAGCGATGAGGGTAAGTAAAAGGTTGACAGACCCACTCTCGGTAGACTAGATGAGTGTTTGGAAAGCCATCTAAAGGGTACAAGGATTCTAATCTTAACCCCCTACTTAAAACTACTCCATGTAATCTCCCACATAAATAAACAGGTATAAAGAAGTTCCACATCACACAATTAGCACAACACCCCACTGATGATGAGAATTTTATGTACATACAATTATATCTTCATTCTTAACAATAAACGAGAGTGTAGCATCAATAATCCCAAAATGTATCGCATACATCATAAATACAAAATACCCATTTGGGTTGTCAGAAAAACCATTATAACAATCAAGATTATCATAATATTTCCAAACCCAAAAATGATTATACATAACATACACAAGATATACATACATAATTAGAAAGAGAGATGAGAGggtgagggggagagagagagagagagagagagagagagagagagagagagagagagagagagagagagagagagagagagatgggtcACCTGGTAAAGGATTGTAGTAACCAAGAACTTCCAAGTGCTTGCCATCACGAGGAGATCTGCTATCAGCTGCCATGACTCTGTAAAAAGGCTTGTTCTTGCATCCCAATCTTGATAATCTTAATCTCACCACCATCtttcctctttctttttcttcaattCAGGGTAGAGAGAGTGAAATCCAATGAGATGGAAAAAGCACACTGAAGTGAAGAAAGGGTTTTTCCCATTTCAGGGGTTTTATTTATTTAGCATAACTCCTGGTTCTATTTTATAAATGGCAATCAGAGGCAGAAAAAAAAGCTTAAAAAATAGGTGTGAAATATCAATAATATTCCCGTTTATTGTGTAATTACAAGAGGCCATTATTTAATTCATGGAGTATTTcatgtttaaaatattaaatatcattaattaATGTACTCGATACTATAATTATTgaagttaattatatttatcatgtGAATCCTCATTTATAAAGTttcgttagagcatctccaaccatctaagagcatctccaacggtgttggctataatcgttggctaaattggacctgtaagacattatgtaaaatttgctgaacctgtaagacattttgcttcaatggtactggctatattggttggctataatttaaaaatagtatgttattaatattttaaattgttaaaatagaatatatcagttcaatatggtaataaatgatgtacaatcttcctacagattttcttacagacctgtagaggttcgacaaatttagccatccataggaggttggctaaatttatagacaacaggtgagcatggttggagttgagtttttggagctgttggctaaatttatagacaacaggtgagcatggttggagttgagtttttggagctgttggctaaatttttttattttaagtaagccagctcaccttttagccaagggttttagatggttggagatgctctaaagcccttggctaaaagctgagttggcatacctaaaataaaaaaatttagccaacagctccaaaaactcaactccaaccatgctcacctgttatctataaatttagccaacctcctatggatggctaaatttgtcgaacctctacaggtctgtaagaaaatctgtaggaagattgtacatcatttattaccatattgaactaatatattctattttaacaattaaaaatattaataacatactatttttaaattatagccaaccaatatagccagtaccattgaagcaaaatgtcttacaggttcagcaaattttacataatgtcttacaggtccaatttagccaacgattatagtcaacgccgttggagatgctcttagtcatTTTACATTGAAAAGATTAATTGACACCAtgagtatttttattttcttgcaAGTTTGACACATGAATCAAGActaatttgatattttaatgtTTTGCATAACCAACTGAAGACTGTGCTTTTACTTTATGTCTGAGCCAGATATGATATTCTCACTATGAGTCCATTATGAACATGCTACAAATCTAAACTTGAAACGGGATGTAACTTGTAAGATCAAATTTTCCATATATCATGCATGTGTTAGTTCTGTTGGTAGAAACATTATGTGGCCAAAGCTTCTTCACCTCAATAATATCTGTTCCTAGTCAAGCACTCCTATCTGCAAGAAGAACTCTCAAATGTGCACCACTTTGTATTGTCAAGTTTTAAGCTGCCTTGAAACTTTTGTCCCTGATATCATTTTTTTCTGGGGAAACCTCCGTATAGTGTATCATAAATTGGATGGATGGCCTCTGTATAAGAAGAATAACAATCCAACTTGCTTTAGCTTTTGTTGCTTATTAGGTTAATCTGATTATTActtagcaaaagaaaaaaaatgaaagattGACAACAAGATGTCACACCAGCTAGGATAGTTATCTACTACAAATCAGGAATTGTTAGGAATACAATATAACTCTGGTAAGCCCTCTTCCTGACAACTTGAGATTTAGGTGAACTGAGAACCTAACGGTAATCCATTTTAACTATTGTCACACTTTACGAGATTTATGTTAACTAGGATATAATGTTAAACTACACTCTACTAGGATAACAGCATATCAGACTTTGATGGGagtcttttgaagaaattgacAGGAACAGAAGGCATCTTGTTTCTGAACTTCGGATGGCGCATCCAGTACAGCCCGTGAAGCACTGCAATGACCTGAAAGGGAGTGAGGTAAAACAAAGTTGCCCACATGAgagcaaatataatgaagaTTGCGGTTGCTCTTGAATCTCGCCAGCTAAGTATTGCCAAAGCTCTCTCCGCTTGTGTAGCTAAATCTCCGAGGACTGTTTGCACTCTTCCTGCCACACTACGCATCCGATCATACCTCATCCTAATTAGGTCTGTAGGTCGCGAAGATGGAAATGTGTCAAATTCCTCGTCTAGCTCATCTGGATGCACGTTCTCAGCCTGTGAGATTCGTGCATCCATATGTGGAGGCTTTCGGGGTCTGAACTGGTAGTTCCATAAACCAATCACACACAAGTAGAGAAATATTGTAGGGAGGATTAGTTCAGGGTAGCAAACCAGGATCAAGAAAAGTACGTGCACAAGGCATGTTGTCAGAGGGTTTCTCCAGTTGCAAATTCCATCCAACCATTTCCAGATAGCTGAAAATCCTGAGAGGAGTGAAATTATTCGGTAAAAATTTGCTTTGCTTCTCCTGAGGCTCCACATGTGATAGTCCACATCAAGCATGTACTCAACTGTTTCGCGTCTTAGAGGTGGTTCTGCCCTGCTTAACCGTGCTGCAACTATCTGCATTGCTTGGTGTCGTAGCCAGTCAATGTGTCGGACAGAAATAGGCTGGACATAGTGCATTTTGGGGAGTAATGGCTTGCTATATTGGGTCAACATATTAACCCAAGCTACACAAGTGAAGCGTATGGCTAAATGAAGCTCTCCGTGTTTCTTCAAACCAGAGGGTTGCAGAACCAGCAAGGGATAGTTATGTGTATAAATTCTATCAGTTTCAAGAGTTGATAGACGAATCCTTACTTTCCCGATCCTCTGATCTCTTGCATCCTCTTTGTTTCCATTAACATGATGATTGTCGAATACACCAATAGTAATTACAGTGCAGGGATCATAAACTTCCCACGTATACTGCTCGTTCCACCTGGGAGACAGTGTGTTAAGAAGAGTTCTAGTACGTACCCATTTATTTCCGTACTTGGCTACACAATATGCATCTGTACTTCCACCTTCTCGGATTTTCATTGGTAGCAGATTTTGAGCACTCAATATCCCTACTTCAAGAATTCCTATTCTTTGTTTCCTCAAGTACTTGGATGATGGCTGAAGATCACTACTGAAATGAGTCGTTTCGTCTAAGACATGGTACCCGACGTCTAAGCAGAGGCAGAGGCGGATTTTGCTAGAAAACTTGACTTCTTTCTCGCCATCTTCATGCACAGAGTGAGAAGGTCTCTGAAGATTTAACCAGCGAGGATCCGGGAGCTTACTTGAATCCACCCTTGGTGGAATCTCTCTGACCGGTACCATTGCTCTTCCCATATTATCCTCCCTTCCCCCTTCACCACGGTCTTCAACACTCACAATAAGGACGTCTTCAAAAGGCTCAGAAGCTACAAACATAAGCTCTTCATTCCAAGCAGCATTTATGTTCCTCGTTTGGGAAGGCCGGGTGACCCTGATCTGATGTCCTAGCTGTATTCTCACATATGGCTGTGGTAGTCTTGTTCTATCAGAAGGCACAAGATCTTGGGCTTCAATGACATGGACGCGAAGATAGTACAACTTAGGCGAGAAATAAACCTTTGAGCGTGTACTCGCTAGGTTATGATGATTAATATCATGAGCATCACTATGCCATGCCTCAGGAAAAGCCTCATCAGCCTGGGTTCCAAGCCAAACTGCAAGCATAATCTCTCCCTGACCAGCCAATCTATACCACTGGGGAGCCAGAGGACTATCAGGTGGCACCCGAAGAGGCACTTCCACTACATCGAAAACCACCTTCCCAACATAATCATCCTTCCCCAAATCTTTAGCCCTCACTATCACCTCAATCACATTTGACTGCAGCCTTTCTTTAGAGAACGCAAACACACTGTTCCACATCGGATCCTGGTTATGCTCCAAGTGTTTTGTCAAGCCCCTGTAGTTTCCCACCTTTACTTCAACATAAGGGTCAAGACTTCCATTCACATCCAAAGCAGGAAGATCTCTAGCTTTCACCACATTGATGTACAAGTAATGCACTTTCTCCACCAAATCATAAGTACTCGCCATCTTGTCACCTCCCAAATACCCCATCCTTGCTGCCACTGGTGGCCGCGTCTCAACCAACCCGAATTCAGGCTTCTGCATGGGAATTTGATTTTGCATAACCATAGGTGGCCTTGGTGGGATAAACTGAGGCCTGGTTTCAAGAACTACTGGCTTCTGCATTGGAGGCATAGGACCAGTTGGGCCACCAGTTCCAACAGAGTAGAAAGTCCTAATCTCTTTCTCCTTCTTCCTTTTTATCTTCTGTTTGCTAAAATCATTAAACTCATCATCCTGAGCCTTCTTATCATACCTTTTAACATTTTCTTGCACCGGAGTTTCTCTACTTTCCATGCCTTTCTTCGTCTTTTCTTTTGGTAATTCAGCTTGATCTGATGAAGCGCCATCCTCATCTTTGCCATCAGCAAGATACAGCCTGAGCGCGATATCACCACGAATATGAGAAAATATACCTCGTTTCTCAAGAGGATATCGTTGCACCGTTGCTTCAGACTCGGACTTAGGAACTGACAGACCAGATAACCGAACTCGACCAAGAAAATTGTGGTTGCCATGACTAGTATTTTCATTGTAGATGACAACTTCAATAGTTTTCCTAGAAAGATCCTGCAAGTCATCGAATTTAAAGACAAATTTTTCGTGCCACGAGGGGTTA
Protein-coding regions in this window:
- the LOC108204877 gene encoding multiple C2 domain and transmembrane region protein 6, producing the protein MGRLVVEVLEANDLMPKDGQGSASPFVEVDIDDQHQRTQTRIKDLNPSWHEKFVFKFDDLQDLSRKTIEVVIYNENTSHGNHNFLGRVRLSGLSVPKSESEATVQRYPLEKRGIFSHIRGDIALRLYLADGKDEDGASSDQAELPKEKTKKGMESRETPVQENVKRYDKKAQDDEFNDFSKQKIKRKKEKEIRTFYSVGTGGPTGPMPPMQKPVVLETRPQFIPPRPPMVMQNQIPMQKPEFGLVETRPPVAARMGYLGGDKMASTYDLVEKVHYLYINVVKARDLPALDVNGSLDPYVEVKVGNYRGLTKHLEHNQDPMWNSVFAFSKERLQSNVIEVIVRAKDLGKDDYVGKVVFDVVEVPLRVPPDSPLAPQWYRLAGQGEIMLAVWLGTQADEAFPEAWHSDAHDINHHNLASTRSKVYFSPKLYYLRVHVIEAQDLVPSDRTRLPQPYVRIQLGHQIRVTRPSQTRNINAAWNEELMFVASEPFEDVLIVSVEDRGEGGREDNMGRAMVPVREIPPRVDSSKLPDPRWLNLQRPSHSVHEDGEKEVKFSSKIRLCLCLDVGYHVLDETTHFSSDLQPSSKYLRKQRIGILEVGILSAQNLLPMKIREGGSTDAYCVAKYGNKWVRTRTLLNTLSPRWNEQYTWEVYDPCTVITIGVFDNHHVNGNKEDARDQRIGKVRIRLSTLETDRIYTHNYPLLVLQPSGLKKHGELHLAIRFTCVAWVNMLTQYSKPLLPKMHYVQPISVRHIDWLRHQAMQIVAARLSRAEPPLRRETVEYMLDVDYHMWSLRRSKANFYRIISLLSGFSAIWKWLDGICNWRNPLTTCLVHVLFLILVCYPELILPTIFLYLCVIGLWNYQFRPRKPPHMDARISQAENVHPDELDEEFDTFPSSRPTDLIRMRYDRMRSVAGRVQTVLGDLATQAERALAILSWRDSRATAIFIIFALMWATLFYLTPFQVIAVLHGLYWMRHPKFRNKMPSVPVNFFKRLPSKSDMLLS